CGGCCGCGTGCTGCTGGTCGATCTCGACCCCCAATACAACCTCACCCAGACCTTCTTCTCGATGGAAGACGCAGATGCCTCCTCTGGCGTCGACCGCTCGGTCATCTCGCTGTTCGAGCGCTCGCGCCTGCACGCGAAGGACGCCGCCTCGCCCGCCGAGAACTGGCTCAGCCTCACCATCGCGCCGTTCACGCCGGCGGCACGCGACAGCTACGTCCACGAAATTCTGGGTACGGACGGCCCGCCCGGCCGGCTCGACCTGATCTCCGGCCAGTTCGAGATTTCTAAATACGCCTTCGCGAATGACCGCGACGCGCTCGCCGCGATCAAGCAGCACTTCCTGCGCTCCATCGATCACTATCGCAGCGAATACGATCTCATCATCTTCGACACGAACCCGAACGCGACCTTCCTGACGCGCTGCGCGCTCGAAGCGGCAGACCGTGTCATCGCGCCGATGCATGCCGACATCTATTCCCTGCGCGGCGTGCGCCTCCTGAACCTCGTCATCAAGGACCAGGTCGAAGCGGGCAAACGCCCCTCGCTCTCGGTGCTCTTCAACGCCGTGAACCGCAACGAGCAGTCGACCTTCGAAGGCGATGCCCGCAACGGCGTCTACGACCAGATCGCGGGCTTCCCGCTGTCGAAACGCCTGATGACGGCCGCCCTGCCGCGCTCGGCCCACTTCGCTGTGAAAGCGCCGCAGGAAGACCAGCCCGCCTGGCGCCAGCTCCTCGCCCATGCCGGTCGCGGCGGCGGCCTCAAAGCCATCCGCGACAGCCTTAAACAGGTTGCGCTGGAACTGAAGACCCTAAGCGAAGGCGGCGGCGAGGCGCACTAGGCCTCACACCACCTCCGGCACCCATTTCGTCCGCATCGTGACGAGTTCTTCCGCCGCCGACGGGTGCAGCGCGCAGGTGCGGTCGAAGTCCTGTTTTGTTGCGCCCATCTTCACGGCAATGCCGGCCATCTGGATCATCTCGGCGGCGTCATCGCCGACGACATGCACGCCCAGCACGCGCTGGTCTGAGGCGCGCACGATGATCTTCATGAAGGTGCGCGTCTGGTCGCCGTTCAGCATGTTCTTCATCGGACGGAACTTCGTCTTGTAGATGTCGATCTCGCCGTGTTCCTTGCGCGCCTGGCTCTCGCTGATGCCGACTGTGCCGACTTCCGGCTGCGAGAACACCGCCGTCGGAATGTCCGCATGGTCCATCTTCCACGGCTTGCCGCCGAACTCCGTGTCGGCAAAGGCATGGCCCTCGCGGATCGCCACCGGCGTCAGGTTCACACGGTCCGTCACGTCGCCGACCGCCCAGATATTCTCGACATTGGTGCGCGACCACTCGTCGACGATCACTTCGCCGCGCTTGCCGGTCTTCACGCCCACCTTGTCGAGGCCGAGCCCGGCCGTGTTCGCCTCGCGCCCAACCGCCATCAGGATCACATCCGCCGTCACGCTGTGGCCGTTCGACATGTGCGCGCAGAGCCCGTCATCGTTCTTTTCGATCCGTTCAAAGACCGTATTGGTGACGACACGCACGCCCGCTTCCTTGAGACCCTCATGCACGGCAATACGCACGTCCTCGTCGAAGCCGCGCAGCACCGTCTCACCGCGATAGACGAGGCTCACCTCGACGCCGAGCCCGGCGAACACGTGCGCGAACTCGACCGCGATATACCCGCCGCCCGCCACCAGCATCCGCTTCGGCAGCGCTTCCATCTCGAACACCTCGTTCGAGCTGATGGTATGCTCGACGCCCGGCAGTTCCTCCGCAGACGGACGCCACGGGCGCCCGCCGACCGCGATCAGGATCTTCGCCGCCGTCACCGTCTTGCCGCTCGTCGTCAGGCGCAGCGTGTGCTTGTCCACGAACTCGGCGCGCTCATGGAACACCTCGGCGCCCGCCGATTTGAGGTTGCGGTCATAGATTGCCGACAGACGGTCGACTTCCGCGTGCAGGCCCATCATGAACTTGCCGTGGTCGTAAGACACGTCTCCGACAGACCATCCGTACCCGGCAGAATGCTCGATATCCTTGCCGTACTTGCTGGTGTACACCATGAACTTCTTCGGCACGCAGCCTCGCACCACGCAGGTGCCGCCCATCCGGTATTCCTCGGCCACGCCCACCCTGGCGCCCGCCTGCGCCGCAATCCGCGCCGCACGCACGCCGCCGGAGCCGCCTCCGATCACGAACAGGTCGAAGTCATGGGCGCGCTCGGTCATGGAATTATCCTTGTGAATTCTGGCCCCTAAATGTGAGGCGCCGGGCCTCAGTATTCAATGATGCGGGCGCCCGTGGCGGTCCCGAAAATCACGGTGCGGGCAATCCCGATGAACAGGCCATGCTCCACCACCCCCGGCGTGCCCGACAGGAAAGCCGCCGCTTTCGGCGGGTCCGGGATCAGGCCGCAATGGCAATCGAGGATATAGTTTCCCCCATCCGTCACCAGCAGGTCCATGCTCTGCTTCGCCCGGCGCAGCTCGACGCGCGGCCGCTCGACGCCGGCCGCCACCAACGCGTCATGCACCTTC
The genomic region above belongs to Acidobacteriota bacterium and contains:
- a CDS encoding AAA family ATPase — protein: MPHVYISHSGADPDALLQLHEALRVAAIADRYAVGEPDRAAADAEISSAFAVIVLVSAAAVRSKTVRQDIETAKAVGVPVIPYQIDKARLTGFFKTEVQPALRLSSAMPDGLEQLVAETQQAYRKKCPVVAVMNLKGGVGKTTVTAQLSGAWQEQFGGRVLLVDLDPQYNLTQTFFSMEDADASSGVDRSVISLFERSRLHAKDAASPAENWLSLTIAPFTPAARDSYVHEILGTDGPPGRLDLISGQFEISKYAFANDRDALAAIKQHFLRSIDHYRSEYDLIIFDTNPNATFLTRCALEAADRVIAPMHADIYSLRGVRLLNLVIKDQVEAGKRPSLSVLFNAVNRNEQSTFEGDARNGVYDQIAGFPLSKRLMTAALPRSAHFAVKAPQEDQPAWRQLLAHAGRGGGLKAIRDSLKQVALELKTLSEGGGEAH
- the gor gene encoding glutathione-disulfide reductase, which codes for MTERAHDFDLFVIGGGSGGVRAARIAAQAGARVGVAEEYRMGGTCVVRGCVPKKFMVYTSKYGKDIEHSAGYGWSVGDVSYDHGKFMMGLHAEVDRLSAIYDRNLKSAGAEVFHERAEFVDKHTLRLTTSGKTVTAAKILIAVGGRPWRPSAEELPGVEHTISSNEVFEMEALPKRMLVAGGGYIAVEFAHVFAGLGVEVSLVYRGETVLRGFDEDVRIAVHEGLKEAGVRVVTNTVFERIEKNDDGLCAHMSNGHSVTADVILMAVGREANTAGLGLDKVGVKTGKRGEVIVDEWSRTNVENIWAVGDVTDRVNLTPVAIREGHAFADTEFGGKPWKMDHADIPTAVFSQPEVGTVGISESQARKEHGEIDIYKTKFRPMKNMLNGDQTRTFMKIIVRASDQRVLGVHVVGDDAAEMIQMAGIAVKMGATKQDFDRTCALHPSAAEELVTMRTKWVPEVV